A stretch of the Filimonas lacunae genome encodes the following:
- a CDS encoding efflux RND transporter periplasmic adaptor subunit — translation MSKKAIWIISTLVVLVILLVVLKKSGALGKDEGTKVSAEKAAVRSITETVTASGKVYPEVEVKISSDISGEIVELTIAEGDTVRKGQMLARIYADIYASQRDQAAATVSQTEAQVANAKAQLGALKATLDQTEAAYKRQKTLLDQKVISQSEFEQASQAYFSAQSNYQASKDNINANLAGVRSAQASLNRASKDVSRTTITAPMDGVVSLMLVKKGERVVGTAQMTGTEMMRVADLNSIEVQVDVGENDIPKVKIGDSAIVQVDAYNNRKFKGIVYKIANPSSASSSTTSSASSSTTITNYQVHIRLLQDSYKDLLVKGKAFPFRPNMTASADIQTKTHAQALSVPLNAVTTRDKNSDDAAGKDKKEKKDNADKASTSGNNDDEVNKDDLQEVVFVLQQDGTVKKVVVTTDIQDINNIEIKTGLKPGDEVISGPYDVVNKQLKQGTKVKVVPKSELVQTFKKN, via the coding sequence ATGAGTAAAAAAGCAATATGGATTATCAGTACACTGGTGGTGTTGGTCATCTTACTGGTAGTTCTTAAAAAAAGTGGAGCGTTGGGTAAGGACGAAGGGACAAAAGTATCAGCGGAGAAGGCTGCTGTACGTTCTATTACAGAAACGGTAACAGCCAGCGGTAAGGTATATCCCGAGGTAGAAGTGAAAATAAGCTCTGATATTTCCGGCGAAATTGTAGAGCTCACAATTGCCGAAGGCGACACCGTGAGAAAAGGACAAATGCTGGCGCGCATTTATGCAGATATCTATGCTTCACAGCGCGACCAGGCAGCGGCTACCGTTTCCCAAACAGAAGCACAGGTAGCTAATGCGAAAGCACAGCTGGGAGCATTGAAAGCTACACTGGACCAGACAGAAGCGGCTTATAAAAGACAAAAAACATTGCTGGATCAAAAGGTGATTTCCCAATCTGAATTTGAGCAGGCATCACAGGCTTACTTTTCTGCCCAGTCCAATTATCAGGCATCAAAGGATAACATTAATGCAAACCTGGCAGGTGTGAGAAGTGCCCAGGCTAGTTTAAACAGGGCCAGTAAAGATGTAAGCAGAACTACTATTACAGCTCCTATGGATGGTGTGGTAAGTTTAATGCTGGTGAAGAAAGGCGAAAGAGTAGTGGGTACTGCACAGATGACCGGTACAGAAATGATGCGTGTTGCCGATTTAAACAGCATTGAAGTACAGGTAGACGTAGGCGAAAATGATATTCCTAAAGTGAAAATAGGCGACAGCGCTATTGTTCAGGTAGATGCTTATAATAACAGGAAGTTCAAAGGAATTGTATATAAAATAGCCAACCCTTCCAGCGCATCTTCCAGCACTACCAGTTCGGCATCTTCTTCAACTACTATCACCAATTACCAGGTGCATATCCGGTTATTGCAGGATAGTTATAAAGATTTGCTGGTGAAAGGCAAGGCTTTCCCTTTCCGGCCTAATATGACTGCCAGCGCCGATATTCAAACCAAAACACATGCACAGGCTTTGTCAGTGCCATTGAATGCGGTTACCACGCGTGATAAAAACAGTGATGATGCGGCAGGGAAAGACAAAAAGGAGAAAAAAGATAATGCAGATAAAGCTAGCACCTCTGGCAATAACGACGACGAAGTAAATAAAGATGACTTGCAGGAAGTGGTGTTTGTGCTACAGCAGGATGGTACTGTTAAAAAGGTGGTAGTGACCACTGATATACAGGATATCAATAATATTGAAATAAAAACAGGCCTGAAGCCAGGTGATGAGGTGATTAGCGGTCCTTATGATGTGGTGAACAAGCAGCTGAAGCAGGGTACTAAAGTGAAAGTAGTTCCGAAAAGTGAGCTGGTTCAGACTTTTAAAAAGAATTAA
- a CDS encoding NAD(P)H-dependent glycerol-3-phosphate dehydrogenase, giving the protein MQFGIIGSGSWATALAKILTDGKHCIAWWVRNADTVQHIRQRHHNPHYLSSAYFDNTLLNMYNDVKQVVAESDVIVIAVPSAYVHDALQALPADAFAGKKVVSAVKGILPGSNQLLHEYLAEKFQLDIHHYFTVLGPCHAEEVAAEKLSYLTFSGLDENAAAEIAAYFHTDYINTVVNHDVVGAQYAAVLKNIYALGAGIAHGLEYGDNFLSVYIANAANEMNRFLQRSIEHYPVGVEREAINYTASVYLGDLLVTCYSLYSRNRMFGNMIGKGYSVKAATLELNMVAEGYNASKCVFHTNQQFAVAMPVAATIYEILWEHLPAAEGFAKIEAALV; this is encoded by the coding sequence ATGCAGTTTGGAATAATAGGAAGTGGAAGTTGGGCTACGGCGCTGGCGAAAATATTAACGGATGGCAAACATTGTATTGCCTGGTGGGTGCGTAATGCAGATACGGTGCAGCACATTCGCCAACGACACCATAATCCTCATTATTTAAGCTCTGCTTATTTCGATAACACCCTGCTTAACATGTACAACGATGTTAAGCAGGTGGTTGCCGAATCTGATGTAATAGTAATAGCAGTTCCATCTGCCTATGTACATGATGCCTTGCAGGCTTTGCCCGCAGATGCCTTTGCTGGCAAAAAGGTGGTTTCGGCGGTAAAAGGAATTTTACCTGGCAGCAACCAGCTGTTACATGAATACCTGGCCGAAAAGTTTCAATTAGATATTCATCATTACTTTACAGTACTAGGGCCTTGCCATGCAGAAGAAGTGGCGGCCGAAAAACTTTCTTATCTTACTTTTTCCGGATTAGATGAAAATGCAGCAGCTGAAATAGCGGCTTATTTCCACACTGATTACATTAATACTGTAGTAAATCACGATGTGGTAGGGGCGCAGTACGCAGCAGTATTAAAAAATATTTACGCATTAGGGGCAGGCATTGCACATGGCCTTGAATACGGAGATAACTTTTTAAGTGTTTATATCGCTAACGCAGCCAATGAGATGAACCGTTTTTTACAACGGTCTATCGAACATTACCCTGTTGGTGTAGAACGGGAAGCCATTAACTATACCGCTTCTGTTTACCTGGGCGATTTGCTGGTTACCTGCTATTCGCTATACAGCCGCAACCGTATGTTTGGAAACATGATTGGGAAAGGCTATTCTGTAAAAGCAGCTACATTGGAACTGAACATGGTGGCAGAAGGGTATAACGCCAGCAAGTGCGTATTCCATACCAACCAGCAGTTTGCAGTGGCGATGCCCGTTGCGGCCACCATTTACGAGATATTGTGGGAGCATTTGCCGGCGGCAGAAGGATTTGCTAAAATAGAAGCAGCCCTGGTATAA
- the hemW gene encoding radical SAM family heme chaperone HemW, translating into MSGIYIHIPFCKKACHYCNFHFSTNLKTMDALLSAISNEITLRKNYLHDTVHTIYWGGGTPSILPAAVIHTMLHQIRSQFTVAPDAEITLESNPDDITTENLQQWKQAGVNRLSIGIQSFFEEDLAWMNRAHNATQAKAAIELAQAAGFDNITIDFIYGGPTLSDEHWKQNVQTAIALGIPHLSCYALTVEPKTALEKMIAQHKKEDVDTDKQSRHFDQLVQWVTAAGFEHYEISNFARPGYRSKHNSNYWAGTHYLGVGPSAHSFNGISRQWNIANNTLYTQSLEKGEVPFEVEYLTTKQQLNEYIMTSLRTMEGLHLKKIQEIQPGLAGEKTVEQLKKGAAKYIQQGLMLQQEDTLIITNAGKFLADGIAADLFC; encoded by the coding sequence ATGTCAGGCATTTATATTCATATCCCTTTTTGTAAAAAAGCCTGTCACTATTGCAACTTCCATTTTTCTACCAACCTGAAAACAATGGATGCGCTTTTGAGTGCTATTTCTAACGAAATAACCTTGCGCAAAAATTACCTGCACGATACAGTACATACTATATACTGGGGAGGCGGCACTCCTTCTATCCTTCCTGCTGCTGTTATCCATACTATGCTACATCAGATACGGTCACAATTCACGGTTGCGCCAGACGCAGAAATAACACTGGAATCAAACCCTGACGACATTACCACAGAAAACCTGCAGCAATGGAAACAGGCAGGCGTTAACCGGTTAAGCATAGGCATTCAATCTTTTTTTGAAGAAGACCTGGCCTGGATGAACCGGGCACATAATGCCACCCAGGCTAAAGCGGCTATTGAACTGGCACAAGCTGCCGGGTTTGATAACATCACCATCGACTTTATTTATGGTGGCCCCACTTTATCGGACGAACATTGGAAACAAAATGTACAAACAGCCATAGCGCTGGGCATTCCCCATTTGAGTTGCTATGCGCTTACTGTGGAACCTAAAACAGCTTTGGAAAAGATGATTGCCCAACATAAAAAAGAAGATGTTGACACTGATAAGCAGAGCCGGCATTTTGATCAACTGGTGCAATGGGTTACTGCTGCGGGTTTTGAACACTACGAAATTTCCAATTTTGCCAGGCCCGGCTACCGTAGCAAACATAACAGCAATTACTGGGCAGGTACCCATTATTTAGGTGTGGGCCCTTCCGCACACTCTTTTAACGGCATTAGCCGCCAATGGAATATTGCGAATAACACCTTGTATACACAAAGCCTGGAAAAAGGCGAAGTTCCCTTTGAAGTAGAGTATCTAACCACCAAACAGCAGTTGAATGAATATATTATGACCAGCCTTAGAACTATGGAGGGGCTTCATTTAAAAAAGATACAGGAAATTCAACCGGGGCTGGCGGGCGAAAAAACGGTAGAGCAACTGAAAAAAGGAGCAGCCAAATACATACAACAAGGATTGATGCTGCAACAGGAGGATACCCTTATAATTACCAATGCAGGCAAATTTTTAGCCGATGGTATAGCAGCAGACTTGTTTTGTTAG
- a CDS encoding DUF4271 domain-containing protein has protein sequence MLKHFIFIALVLFSIQAWAQTDSVQRRIAPARDTVKKTDTARKAPATTVPPVATSATDSVKHNRAADSIKMKADSLAKAAAPTIVATQHTVNWQEDTLFQHLFKNPYLPIGKTPVFMVSEYKVLQEKDQLFYVLMGLLLILGFIRASFPKYFTYMFMLIRQTSFRQKQTREQLLQGRLPSLMMNLLFIMVAAIYISIVATQKKLTHITFWYFVLYSMLILSAVYLLKFLFLRFTGWVFRVSEAAETYIFIVFLVNKLLAVALLPLVWLLAYSTGDLNVIVFTISTFLIGILLIYRYILSLAAVRNMVRISPFHFFIYLCAVEILPVLLIYKILFSKLGLSI, from the coding sequence ATGCTAAAGCATTTCATTTTTATAGCCCTTGTATTGTTTTCTATTCAGGCGTGGGCACAGACCGATTCTGTGCAACGGCGGATTGCTCCGGCGCGGGATACGGTTAAAAAAACAGATACTGCCAGAAAGGCCCCTGCTACAACAGTGCCACCAGTAGCAACATCTGCTACCGATTCCGTAAAGCATAACAGGGCTGCCGATTCTATAAAAATGAAAGCAGACAGCCTTGCTAAAGCGGCTGCCCCAACTATTGTTGCTACTCAACATACAGTAAACTGGCAGGAAGACACTTTGTTTCAGCACCTGTTTAAAAATCCTTACCTGCCTATAGGAAAAACGCCTGTCTTTATGGTATCGGAGTACAAGGTGTTACAGGAGAAAGATCAGCTGTTTTATGTATTGATGGGGCTTTTACTGATTTTAGGGTTTATCAGGGCCAGTTTCCCGAAGTACTTCACTTATATGTTTATGTTGATAAGGCAAACTTCCTTCCGGCAAAAACAAACCCGTGAGCAATTATTACAAGGCCGTTTGCCCTCGCTGATGATGAACTTACTGTTTATTATGGTGGCAGCTATCTACATCAGTATCGTTGCTACACAGAAGAAACTTACCCACATCACATTTTGGTATTTTGTACTATATAGCATGCTGATATTATCAGCTGTTTACTTGCTTAAATTTCTCTTTCTCCGGTTCACCGGGTGGGTGTTCAGAGTGTCAGAAGCCGCTGAAACCTATATATTTATTGTATTTCTGGTGAATAAATTACTGGCGGTGGCACTTTTACCACTGGTATGGTTACTAGCCTATTCTACAGGAGATTTGAATGTAATTGTATTTACAATTTCCACATTTTTAATCGGTATTCTACTCATATACAGGTATATATTGTCGTTAGCAGCAGTGCGCAACATGGTGCGTATTAGTCCTTTTCACTTTTTTATTTACCTTTGTGCCGTGGAAATATTACCTGTTTTGCTGATATATAAGATTTTGTTCAGCAAATTAGGGTTATCTATTTAA
- a CDS encoding uroporphyrinogen-III synthase encodes MVKNGAKSLGAKKSSAKRILITQPRPESDKSPYFELARKYNVELFFHPFIKLEGIPARDFRKQKVDIASFTAVIFTSRNAIDHFFRTCEEMKVSIKQDTKYFCITEAVALYLQKFILYRKRKVFYGADGTNKSLFDVINKHKENERFLYVCSENQQDNEIVNWLKTNKCEFQMGFMYRTVSNDVKEVMDSQRYDVICFFTPSGVKSLYDNYPDFQLTDTHIGAFGSNTAKAVEEAGLPLEIKAPAPQAPSMVSALDQYLSSQKLAK; translated from the coding sequence ATGGTAAAAAATGGGGCAAAAAGCTTAGGCGCTAAGAAAAGCAGTGCTAAAAGAATATTAATTACCCAGCCTAGGCCAGAAAGCGATAAATCACCATATTTTGAGCTGGCCAGAAAGTATAATGTAGAGTTGTTTTTTCATCCATTCATTAAGCTGGAGGGTATCCCTGCGCGTGATTTTCGCAAGCAAAAGGTGGATATCGCATCGTTTACAGCTGTTATTTTCACCAGCCGGAACGCGATTGATCATTTTTTCCGCACCTGCGAAGAAATGAAGGTGAGTATTAAACAAGACACAAAATATTTCTGCATTACAGAAGCTGTGGCTTTATATCTCCAGAAATTTATCCTCTATCGTAAGCGTAAGGTGTTTTACGGCGCAGATGGTACCAACAAAAGCTTGTTCGACGTTATCAATAAGCATAAGGAAAATGAACGTTTCCTGTATGTGTGCAGCGAAAACCAGCAGGATAACGAAATTGTAAACTGGCTAAAAACGAACAAGTGCGAATTCCAGATGGGCTTTATGTATCGCACGGTGAGTAATGATGTAAAAGAGGTGATGGATAGCCAGCGCTACGACGTTATTTGTTTTTTCACTCCCAGTGGTGTAAAAAGTTTATACGACAACTATCCCGACTTTCAGTTAACTGATACCCATATAGGTGCTTTTGGTAGTAACACCGCCAAAGCAGTTGAGGAAGCAGGGTTGCCGTTGGAAATTAAAGCTCCGGCACCGCAGGCTCCCAGCATGGTATCGGCGCTGGATCAATATTTAAGCAGTCAAAAACTGGCTAAATAA
- a CDS encoding thioredoxin domain-containing protein encodes MANQLLHETSPYLLQHAHNPVHWYPWGEEALQKAKAENKPILVSIGYAACHWCHVMERESFENEETAALMNRIFVNIKIDREERPDLDHIYMDAVQAMTGSGGWPLNVFLTPDLKPFYGGTYFPPVRAFNRSSWRETISGIEEAWTQRRDDILTQAENLTAHLENANQFGINRAGAKENAGLFTRESLEQMAANVLTSSDREWGGFGNAPKFPQSFTIRFLLRHYHLTGNSEVAEQALLTLNRMIQGGIYDQMGGGFARYSTDKEWFAPHFEKMLYDNALMISALSEAYALTHQKEYKQVIEQTLQFIERELLSPDFGFYSALDADSEGVEGLFYTWHITEIEAALQEDAALFCELYNITPEGNWHEEHTNIIWLPESLASFATEKNLELFWLEQKVVQWHQQLMAIRATRIRPLLDDKILLGWNALLNTAYCEAYAVLGNTSYLEIAEKNMQFLENKLRAADGSWQHCWKKDAKFPAFLDDYAYLVQAYIKLQEVTGNSAYLLKAQDIVLYLQEYFADEESGYFYFTHRNQTDVVVRKKEVYDGATPSGNAVMASNLYYLSVIFNNQEWQQQAEKMIQALGQAIVRYPTSFGVWAMLLQAIVQGVHEIVVVGEKAPEIVKKIITHYIPIKIIQSNRGSDQFFPLLDNRHGKNDETLIFLCKNYACEAPVTSVEELLDLL; translated from the coding sequence ATGGCTAACCAGCTATTACACGAAACCAGTCCCTACCTTTTGCAGCATGCCCACAACCCGGTTCATTGGTATCCTTGGGGTGAGGAAGCATTGCAAAAAGCGAAAGCAGAGAATAAACCAATACTGGTAAGTATTGGTTATGCTGCCTGCCATTGGTGTCACGTAATGGAACGTGAAAGTTTTGAAAACGAAGAAACTGCGGCATTAATGAACCGCATTTTCGTGAACATTAAAATTGACCGGGAAGAACGGCCCGACCTTGACCATATTTATATGGATGCTGTGCAGGCAATGACCGGCAGCGGAGGTTGGCCACTCAATGTTTTTCTCACTCCCGATTTGAAACCTTTTTATGGAGGTACTTATTTTCCCCCGGTTCGTGCTTTTAACAGAAGCAGCTGGCGGGAAACTATCTCCGGAATAGAAGAAGCCTGGACGCAACGCAGGGATGACATCCTTACCCAAGCCGAAAATCTTACCGCACATTTAGAAAATGCCAACCAGTTTGGTATTAACCGCGCCGGAGCCAAAGAAAACGCTGGTTTATTTACCCGCGAAAGCCTGGAGCAAATGGCGGCAAATGTGTTAACCTCCTCCGACAGAGAATGGGGCGGTTTTGGTAACGCTCCTAAATTTCCGCAATCATTCACCATCCGTTTTTTGTTAAGACATTATCACTTAACGGGTAATTCCGAAGTGGCAGAGCAAGCCCTGCTTACCCTGAACAGGATGATTCAGGGAGGTATTTACGACCAGATGGGTGGTGGTTTTGCCCGCTACAGCACAGATAAAGAATGGTTTGCTCCTCACTTTGAAAAAATGTTGTACGACAATGCTTTGATGATCAGTGCTTTGTCGGAAGCATATGCGCTTACACACCAAAAAGAATACAAACAGGTAATAGAACAAACCCTGCAATTTATAGAGCGGGAGCTGCTGTCGCCTGATTTTGGTTTTTATAGTGCCCTGGATGCAGATAGTGAAGGGGTGGAAGGGCTATTTTATACCTGGCATATCACAGAAATTGAAGCTGCTTTACAGGAAGACGCTGCTCTTTTTTGCGAACTATATAATATTACCCCGGAAGGCAACTGGCACGAGGAGCATACTAATATTATATGGTTACCGGAAAGCCTAGCCTCTTTTGCTACAGAAAAGAACCTGGAGCTATTCTGGCTGGAGCAGAAAGTGGTACAATGGCATCAACAACTGATGGCTATCCGGGCCACCCGCATACGCCCATTGCTGGACGACAAGATTTTGCTGGGCTGGAATGCGCTTTTAAATACAGCCTATTGCGAAGCCTACGCAGTATTAGGGAACACTTCTTACCTGGAAATTGCAGAAAAAAACATGCAATTCCTTGAAAATAAATTACGGGCAGCTGATGGCAGCTGGCAGCATTGCTGGAAAAAGGATGCCAAATTTCCCGCCTTCCTGGATGATTATGCCTACCTGGTACAGGCATATATTAAATTGCAGGAAGTAACAGGTAATTCCGCTTATCTACTTAAAGCTCAGGACATTGTACTTTATTTGCAGGAATATTTTGCAGATGAAGAGTCGGGCTATTTCTATTTTACCCATCGCAATCAAACAGATGTGGTAGTGCGTAAAAAAGAAGTGTACGACGGGGCCACGCCTTCCGGAAATGCGGTAATGGCCAGCAATCTTTATTATTTGTCTGTCATATTTAATAACCAGGAGTGGCAACAGCAGGCAGAGAAAATGATTCAGGCATTGGGGCAGGCCATTGTAAGATATCCCACTTCTTTTGGGGTTTGGGCCATGCTGTTACAGGCTATTGTGCAAGGGGTTCACGAAATAGTGGTGGTAGGAGAAAAAGCACCGGAGATAGTTAAAAAAATAATAACACATTATATACCCATAAAAATTATTCAAAGCAATAGGGGATCGGATCAATTTTTTCCACTATTAGATAATAGGCATGGAAAAAACGATGAAACGTTGATTTTTCTCTGTAAAAACTACGCTTGTGAGGCCCCTGTTACTTCAGTAGAGGAGCTTTTAGATCTCTTGTAA
- the porK gene encoding T9SS ring complex lipoprotein PorK/GldK: MGGCKPSGKGGGAPNDGQLHGVAPSTRASMGRPIGMVYVPPGTFHMGPSDEDVNYSYTARNRQVSINGFWMDATEITNNEYRQFVNWVRDSLAAVQLGYFKTGTTGDTAVDWAKARTIKYSDKGTLEKLNAMVLAPDNRLYNKIEIDPDKLEYNVQGFNLKEAARRENAGNRSRFIYRYNQKVYPDTLVWMRDFSYSYNEPMAKRYYAHPSFGNYPVVGVNWKQAVAFCQWRTMYLNSFLERTKKATESDFRLPTEAEWEYAARGGRTQSMYPWGNPYARNKKGCLLANFKPGRGNYPEDGGFYTVRADAYWPNDFGLYNMAGNVAEWTSSYYYEGAYNFQHDMNPDIRWDAKETDPPRMKRKVVRGGSWKDVAYYLQTSARNYEYQDTAKSYIGFRCVIDLPAQLRRR; encoded by the coding sequence ATGGGCGGTTGCAAACCGAGTGGAAAAGGAGGCGGAGCGCCTAATGATGGTCAGCTACACGGAGTAGCTCCCTCTACACGAGCTAGTATGGGACGACCCATTGGAATGGTGTATGTGCCACCAGGAACCTTTCACATGGGACCCAGCGACGAAGACGTAAACTACAGTTACACAGCCCGTAACAGGCAGGTGTCTATCAATGGATTCTGGATGGACGCTACCGAAATTACCAACAACGAGTACCGTCAGTTTGTAAACTGGGTGAGAGATTCTCTGGCCGCGGTACAGTTAGGCTATTTCAAAACAGGAACTACAGGTGATACTGCGGTAGACTGGGCTAAAGCCAGAACTATCAAGTATAGCGACAAAGGCACCCTGGAAAAACTGAATGCTATGGTGCTGGCTCCTGACAACAGGCTGTACAACAAAATTGAAATTGATCCAGACAAACTGGAATACAATGTACAGGGCTTTAACCTGAAAGAAGCTGCCAGACGCGAAAACGCTGGTAACCGCAGCAGGTTCATTTACCGTTACAATCAGAAAGTGTATCCGGATACCTTAGTTTGGATGCGTGATTTCTCTTACTCTTATAATGAGCCAATGGCTAAACGTTATTACGCTCACCCTTCTTTTGGCAACTACCCTGTTGTAGGTGTTAACTGGAAGCAAGCTGTAGCATTTTGTCAATGGCGTACTATGTACCTGAACAGCTTCCTGGAACGTACTAAAAAAGCTACGGAGAGCGATTTCCGTTTGCCTACAGAAGCAGAATGGGAATATGCTGCAAGAGGTGGCCGTACACAATCTATGTATCCTTGGGGTAACCCTTACGCCAGGAACAAAAAAGGTTGTTTGTTAGCTAACTTTAAACCAGGCAGAGGTAACTATCCGGAAGATGGTGGCTTCTATACTGTAAGAGCTGATGCTTACTGGCCTAACGATTTTGGCTTATATAATATGGCCGGCAACGTAGCTGAATGGACTTCTTCTTACTACTACGAAGGTGCTTACAACTTCCAACATGATATGAACCCTGATATTCGCTGGGATGCTAAGGAAACTGATCCTCCCCGTATGAAAAGGAAAGTGGTTCGTGGCGGTAGCTGGAAAGACGTAGCTTACTACCTGCAAACAAGCGCACGTAACTACGAATACCAGGATACAGCTAAATCTTATATTGGTTTCCGTTGTGTTATCGACTTACCAGCTCAACTGAGAAGACGATAA
- the porL gene encoding type IX secretion system motor protein PorL/GldL, translating to MASGVSPRVNRLVNIFVCVGAAVVIFGAMAKILHLSWADWALKIGLTTEALIFLVYAYLPPPETGHAPAAAAAPKVEKGNPALKSMEKMLQEADITPTNLSKLSDGFKKLGTTVDKMGEISDVVAATGDYTQKTREATHALASVKDAYVQTAGALSSFNQASDSTRTFHEQVQVLTKNLTSLNTIYELELQESNNHLKALNSFYGKLNEASTAMQGSADDAIRAQHQIASLANNLTRLNQVYGNMLTAMQGR from the coding sequence ATGGCATCAGGAGTTTCCCCAAGGGTTAACAGGCTTGTAAACATTTTTGTTTGTGTGGGCGCTGCAGTAGTTATCTTCGGCGCAATGGCTAAAATTCTTCACCTATCCTGGGCAGACTGGGCGTTGAAGATTGGTTTGACAACAGAGGCGTTAATATTCCTGGTGTATGCATACCTGCCACCACCAGAAACTGGTCACGCTCCAGCTGCTGCCGCTGCTCCTAAAGTAGAAAAAGGCAATCCAGCTTTAAAGAGCATGGAAAAAATGTTGCAGGAAGCAGACATCACTCCAACCAACCTGTCTAAATTAAGCGACGGCTTCAAGAAACTGGGTACTACCGTTGATAAAATGGGTGAAATCAGCGACGTTGTAGCTGCAACTGGCGATTATACTCAAAAAACAAGAGAGGCTACCCACGCATTGGCTTCTGTTAAAGACGCTTACGTTCAAACTGCAGGCGCTTTATCTTCTTTCAATCAGGCTTCTGATTCTACCAGAACTTTCCACGAGCAGGTTCAGGTACTGACTAAGAACTTAACTTCTTTAAATACCATTTACGAATTAGAATTACAGGAAAGCAACAACCACCTGAAAGCGTTGAACTCATTCTACGGTAAGTTGAACGAAGCTTCTACTGCTATGCAGGGTAGTGCTGATGACGCTATCAGAGCGCAACATCAGATCGCTTCTCTGGCAAACAACCTGACCAGACTGAACCAGGTGTATGGTAACATGTTAACTGCTATGCAGGGTCGTTAA